One segment of Herbaspirillum hiltneri N3 DNA contains the following:
- a CDS encoding MliC family protein, with product MAAFPGATLAKTSLPVLTLPDVKIQSQQRLIYRCAGDVRLPVRYLNTNAGAFAYLPVAGKRQLFVSVVAASGVKYVAGRYVWWNKGKEGFLADETLGEDAEPILKDCKQIENW from the coding sequence TTGGCGGCATTTCCCGGCGCAACGCTGGCGAAGACTTCGCTCCCTGTCCTCACTCTCCCCGACGTCAAGATCCAGAGCCAGCAGCGCCTGATTTATCGCTGCGCGGGCGATGTGCGCCTGCCGGTTCGCTATCTCAATACCAATGCGGGCGCTTTTGCGTATCTGCCGGTGGCCGGCAAGCGCCAGCTATTTGTCAGCGTGGTCGCTGCTTCGGGCGTGAAATACGTCGCCGGACGCTACGTCTGGTGGAACAAGGGCAAAGAGGGATTTCTGGCGGATGAAACGCTGGGCGAAGACGCCGAGCCGATCCTCAAGGACTGCAAGCAGATTGAAAACTGGTGA
- a CDS encoding DesA family fatty acid desaturase — MTVDSILDFLSNGLLHATGWQIFFYTLIVTHITIAGVTIYLHRCQAHRALDLHAIPSHFFRFWLWITTGMVTKEWAAIHRKHHAKCETEEDPHSPQVRGIKKVLLEGAELYRAESKNAETMEKYGHGTPDDWVERNVYTRFGWQGVGLMLIIDVMLFGVIGLTVWAVQMLWIPITAAGIINGIGHFWGYRNYDCNDAATNVFPWGIIIGGEELHNNHHTFGTSAKLSSKWYEFDIGWMYIRILEMMGLAKVKKVAPAPKFDRQKLVADFDTLQSVIANRYDVMSKYAKSLKRAWADELEHLAEKAKLESRFLKSSKQLLQREPAKLEDGQKQQLSELFTHSKALQTMHEMRVELGAIWGRSNSTREQLLQQLQDWCARAEASGIQALRDFALRLRSYA, encoded by the coding sequence ATGACAGTAGATTCGATCCTGGACTTTCTTTCGAACGGCTTGCTGCACGCAACCGGTTGGCAGATTTTCTTTTACACCCTGATTGTGACTCACATCACGATTGCGGGCGTCACCATTTACCTGCATCGCTGCCAGGCGCACCGTGCGCTGGATCTGCACGCCATTCCGAGCCACTTCTTCCGCTTCTGGCTATGGATTACCACAGGCATGGTCACCAAGGAGTGGGCCGCGATTCACCGCAAGCACCACGCCAAGTGCGAGACCGAAGAAGATCCGCACAGCCCGCAAGTGCGCGGCATCAAGAAGGTGCTGCTGGAAGGCGCCGAGCTGTATCGCGCTGAGTCCAAGAACGCCGAAACCATGGAAAAGTATGGCCATGGCACACCGGACGACTGGGTCGAACGCAACGTCTACACCCGCTTTGGCTGGCAAGGTGTCGGCCTGATGCTGATCATCGACGTCATGCTGTTCGGCGTCATCGGCCTGACCGTCTGGGCTGTCCAGATGCTGTGGATCCCGATCACCGCCGCCGGCATCATCAATGGCATCGGCCACTTCTGGGGCTACCGCAACTACGACTGCAACGACGCTGCGACCAACGTGTTCCCATGGGGCATCATCATCGGCGGCGAAGAGCTGCATAACAACCACCATACTTTCGGCACGTCGGCCAAGCTGTCGTCCAAGTGGTACGAGTTCGATATCGGCTGGATGTATATCCGTATTCTGGAAATGATGGGCCTGGCCAAGGTCAAGAAGGTTGCTCCCGCACCGAAGTTCGATCGTCAGAAACTGGTCGCCGATTTCGATACGCTGCAATCCGTGATCGCCAACCGTTATGACGTCATGTCCAAGTACGCCAAGTCGCTCAAGCGCGCCTGGGCCGATGAGCTGGAGCATTTGGCGGAAAAGGCCAAGCTGGAGTCGCGTTTCCTGAAGTCGTCCAAGCAGTTGCTGCAACGTGAGCCGGCCAAGCTGGAAGACGGTCAGAAGCAACAATTGTCCGAGCTGTTCACGCACAGCAAGGCGCTGCAGACCATGCACGAAATGCGCGTGGAGCTGGGTGCAATCTGGGGCCGGTCCAATTCGACCCGCGAACAGTTGCTGCAGCAGTTGCAAGACTGGTGCGCCCGTGCTGAAGCCTCGGGCATCCAGGCTTTGCGCGATTTCGCATTGCGTCTGCGCAGCTACGCTTAA
- a CDS encoding mechanosensitive ion channel family protein yields MSTLLTDFYDYLFGELPLTELLRQLAVIALCIACGWGLSRWLRKLFTLSGGDEQSVVHIGVKSFMRVLSPLLILILLSLARLALIRLKLPVTLWHVMMPLMISQVAMRFVFYVLRRIFVKETTAGAFLLLFEKVFATLVWICVLLYITGMWPDLVDYLDTTMLPLGRHKTSLLTILQATASVLVTLIIALWAGAMLEDRMMKLSSMHLSLRTVVARMVRAILILVAILVSLSLVGIDLTVLSVFGGALGVGLGLGLQKIASSYVSGFVILLERSLAIGDMVNVDRYFGKVTQINTRYTILEGLDGIESVLPNEMFMSTPVQNYSLNRKIIRLATQVTILYQDDIETVLSMLEKAAFAVERVSDQILPQALLLKIGEDGLQLEIGFWITDPENGRLNVLSDVNRAIWRVFKTQGIQVAHPKRDIRLMDPRSFEQSVDSMASSAHKSAQSAYNAGK; encoded by the coding sequence ATGTCGACTTTGCTGACCGATTTCTATGACTATCTGTTCGGCGAGCTGCCGCTGACGGAGCTGCTGCGCCAGCTCGCGGTCATCGCCCTGTGCATCGCGTGCGGCTGGGGTTTGTCGCGCTGGCTGCGCAAGCTGTTCACACTGTCCGGCGGCGACGAGCAGAGCGTGGTGCATATCGGCGTCAAGAGCTTCATGCGCGTGCTGTCGCCGCTGCTGATCCTGATTCTGCTGTCGCTGGCGCGGCTGGCGCTGATTCGCCTGAAGCTGCCGGTGACGCTGTGGCACGTCATGATGCCGCTGATGATTTCGCAGGTGGCGATGCGTTTCGTGTTCTATGTCCTGCGCCGCATCTTCGTCAAGGAAACCACCGCCGGCGCCTTCCTCCTGCTGTTTGAAAAAGTCTTCGCGACGCTGGTCTGGATCTGCGTGCTGCTCTACATTACCGGCATGTGGCCGGACCTGGTCGACTACCTCGACACCACGATGCTGCCGCTGGGCCGGCACAAGACCTCGCTGCTGACCATCCTGCAGGCCACCGCCTCGGTACTGGTGACGCTGATCATCGCGCTGTGGGCCGGCGCCATGCTGGAAGACCGCATGATGAAGCTCAGCTCCATGCACTTGTCGCTGCGCACGGTGGTGGCGCGGATGGTGCGGGCGATCCTGATCCTGGTGGCGATCCTGGTCAGCCTGTCGCTGGTCGGTATCGATCTGACGGTGCTGTCGGTGTTCGGCGGTGCACTGGGTGTCGGTCTGGGTCTCGGCCTGCAAAAAATCGCCAGCAGCTATGTATCGGGCTTCGTGATCCTGCTTGAACGCAGCCTGGCGATCGGTGATATGGTGAATGTGGACCGCTATTTCGGAAAAGTGACGCAAATCAACACGCGCTATACCATTCTCGAAGGGCTGGACGGCATTGAGTCGGTGTTGCCCAACGAAATGTTCATGTCGACGCCGGTCCAGAACTACTCGCTGAATCGAAAAATTATACGTTTGGCAACACAAGTTACGATCTTGTATCAGGACGATATCGAAACGGTGTTGTCTATGCTCGAGAAGGCCGCATTTGCAGTGGAGCGCGTGTCCGACCAGATCCTGCCGCAAGCCCTGCTGCTCAAGATCGGCGAAGACGGCTTGCAGCTGGAAATAGGTTTTTGGATCACCGACCCCGAAAACGGTCGTCTGAATGTGCTCTCGGACGTTAACAGGGCTATCTGGAGGGTCTTCAAGACCCAGGGAATTCAGGTGGCGCATCCAAAACGCGACATTCGGCTGATGGATCCGCGCAGTTTTGAACAAAGTGTTGACAGCATGGCATCTTCCGCGCACAAGTCTGCACAATCAGCGTACAATGCCGGAAAATAA
- a CDS encoding phospholipase D family nuclease, giving the protein MPGLRTMLSCLSGMRRHASHVVAFATFALIACAGVPAAHAFVAGGPALPAQGTLEAAFTPGDDIEGLLTDAVDKARRQVLVQAYILTSKPLTSSLIAARKRGVDVRVLVDAGQLNKLGHERIAAMLAAGVTVREETRYKSAHNKVIVIDAAGADATVITGSYNFTWSAQNKNAENILIARKNLPLAAKYVANWTRHFEEAEAYRADR; this is encoded by the coding sequence ATGCCGGGTTTGCGGACCATGCTGTCCTGTCTGTCCGGTATGCGGCGGCATGCAAGCCATGTCGTCGCGTTCGCCACGTTCGCCTTGATCGCCTGCGCGGGTGTTCCTGCCGCGCATGCCTTCGTCGCCGGCGGGCCGGCGCTGCCGGCGCAGGGAACGCTGGAGGCCGCTTTCACGCCGGGCGACGACATCGAAGGTCTGCTGACCGATGCCGTCGACAAGGCGCGCCGGCAAGTGCTGGTGCAAGCCTACATCCTGACCAGCAAGCCGCTCACCAGCTCGCTCATCGCCGCCCGCAAGCGCGGCGTCGACGTGCGTGTGCTGGTCGATGCCGGCCAGCTCAACAAGCTCGGACACGAACGTATCGCCGCCATGCTTGCCGCCGGCGTTACGGTGCGTGAAGAGACCAGATACAAGAGTGCGCACAACAAGGTCATCGTCATCGATGCCGCCGGCGCCGACGCCACCGTGATCACCGGTAGCTATAATTTCACCTGGTCGGCGCAAAACAAGAATGCCGAGAACATCCTGATCGCGCGCAAGAATCTGCCGCTGGCGGCAAAGTACGTCGCCAACTGGACGCGCCATTTCGAGGAAGCCGAAGCCTACCGGGCCGACCGCTAG
- a CDS encoding RsmB/NOP family class I SAM-dependent RNA methyltransferase — protein sequence MLTAVSGAAAAQSNVTVYGLIDTVSIESIAGLSPEEVEWLTRTAQIDRNKLPLAMRANMPPWLLDKLIARDGEAAAMELAAALNQPAPLDLRVNAIKANREDVMAALAAAPILCEATPYSPLGLRVIKKPALQNLPLFKDGAIEVQDEGSQLLAQIVGVKRGEMVVDFCAGAGGKTLALGAAMRNTGRLYAFDISEKRLAKLKPRLARSGLSNVHPVMIAHENDAKVKRLAGKIDRVLVDAPCSGLGTLRRNPDMKWRQTVETVAEMNVKQISILTSAARLVKAGGRLVYGTCSFLNEENEDIVTEFLQANPDFTLVPMNTVLAEQKIDLDTGEYLKMLPHVHHTDGFFAAVLERKK from the coding sequence ATCCTGACGGCCGTGAGCGGTGCGGCAGCGGCGCAAAGCAACGTCACCGTGTACGGCCTGATCGACACCGTCAGCATCGAGTCGATCGCCGGCCTGTCGCCGGAAGAAGTCGAATGGCTTACCCGTACCGCGCAGATCGACCGCAACAAGCTGCCGCTGGCGATGCGCGCCAACATGCCGCCATGGCTGCTCGACAAGCTGATCGCCCGCGACGGCGAAGCCGCCGCCATGGAACTGGCCGCGGCATTGAACCAGCCTGCGCCGCTGGACTTGCGCGTCAACGCCATCAAGGCCAACCGCGAAGACGTCATGGCTGCGCTGGCGGCAGCGCCCATCCTCTGCGAAGCGACCCCGTATTCGCCGCTGGGCCTGCGCGTGATCAAGAAACCGGCGCTGCAGAACCTGCCGCTGTTCAAAGACGGCGCCATCGAAGTGCAGGATGAAGGCAGCCAGTTGCTGGCCCAGATCGTCGGCGTCAAGCGCGGCGAGATGGTGGTAGATTTCTGCGCCGGTGCGGGCGGCAAGACGCTGGCATTGGGCGCCGCCATGCGCAACACCGGTCGCCTGTACGCCTTCGACATATCGGAAAAGCGTTTGGCCAAGCTCAAGCCGCGTCTGGCGCGCAGCGGCCTGTCCAATGTGCATCCGGTCATGATCGCCCACGAGAACGACGCCAAGGTCAAGCGCCTGGCCGGCAAGATCGATCGGGTGCTGGTCGACGCGCCTTGCAGCGGCCTCGGCACGCTGCGCCGCAATCCCGACATGAAATGGCGCCAGACCGTCGAGACCGTGGCCGAAATGAACGTCAAGCAGATCAGCATCCTCACCAGTGCGGCGCGCCTGGTCAAAGCCGGCGGTCGCCTGGTCTATGGCACCTGCAGTTTCCTCAATGAAGAAAACGAAGACATCGTCACCGAGTTTCTGCAAGCCAATCCGGACTTCACGCTGGTGCCGATGAACACGGTGCTGGCCGAACAGAAGATCGATCTGGACACCGGCGAGTACCTCAAGATGCTGCCGCACGTGCATCACACCGACGGCTTCTTCGCGGCTGTACTGGAACGCAAGAAGTAA